From a region of the Vibrio ostreae genome:
- a CDS encoding amino acid ABC transporter permease gives MMQFTDWDIFRSLLMAARWTVALSLIAFVGGGLLGLIITLLRSTRSPVMTAIVKLYVELFQGTPLLMQLFLAFFGLSLVGIEVSPWTAAILSLTLFSSAFFHDIWRGCIESLPKGQWEACRTLGMTYLQTMRHVIAPQAARMAIAPTVGFSVQIVKGTALASIIGFVELTKAGTMLNNATFQPFKVFALVAVLYFAICFPLSVLARYLETRNHVTR, from the coding sequence ATGATGCAATTTACCGATTGGGATATTTTTCGCAGCCTGCTGATGGCCGCGCGCTGGACGGTTGCTTTATCCCTGATTGCTTTTGTCGGTGGCGGACTGCTGGGTCTTATCATTACTTTATTACGCAGTACCCGCAGTCCGGTGATGACAGCTATCGTCAAACTGTATGTGGAACTGTTTCAGGGCACACCGCTGCTGATGCAGTTATTTCTGGCCTTCTTTGGTTTATCGCTGGTTGGCATTGAAGTCAGCCCGTGGACGGCGGCGATTTTGTCTCTGACACTATTTAGTAGTGCATTTTTCCATGATATCTGGCGCGGTTGTATTGAGTCGTTGCCAAAAGGGCAGTGGGAAGCGTGTCGCACGCTGGGGATGACCTATCTTCAGACCATGCGTCATGTTATTGCCCCGCAAGCGGCCCGTATGGCCATTGCACCAACAGTGGGCTTTTCCGTGCAGATTGTTAAAGGCACGGCACTGGCGTCCATCATTGGGTTTGTCGAGCTGACTAAAGCCGGCACCATGTTAAACAACGCGACCTTCCAGCCGTTCAAGGTGTTTGCGCTGGTTGCTGTACTGTACTTTGCTATTTGCTTTCCGCTTTCTGTGTTAGCCCGATACCTGGAGACTCGCAATCATGTCACTCGTTAG
- a CDS encoding amino acid ABC transporter ATP-binding protein, whose protein sequence is MSLVSVEQVHKYYGENHVLKGVDLKIKRGEVVSIIGRSGSGKSTLLRCMNGLEDYQEGAIIVDSQSVENDEYKLRLLSRSVGMVFQSFNLFPHMTVGENVMLAPKLVLKKDSKECEAQARELLAKVGLADKFEAYPSNLSGGQQQRVAIARSLAMNPKVLLCDEITSALDPELVGEVLKVLEQLKAEGMTLILVTHEMNFARDVGDRVVFMNQGKVWETGPSEEVFAAPQTPELQSFLSAVR, encoded by the coding sequence ATGTCACTCGTTAGTGTTGAACAAGTTCATAAATATTATGGTGAAAACCACGTCCTGAAAGGCGTCGACCTGAAAATCAAACGTGGTGAAGTGGTCTCGATCATCGGTCGCAGTGGTTCAGGGAAAAGTACCTTACTGCGTTGTATGAATGGCCTGGAAGATTATCAGGAAGGTGCCATCATCGTTGACAGTCAGTCGGTGGAAAACGATGAATACAAACTGCGTCTGCTGAGCCGCAGCGTTGGTATGGTGTTTCAGAGCTTTAACCTGTTCCCGCACATGACCGTAGGCGAGAATGTGATGCTGGCACCCAAACTGGTGCTGAAAAAAGACAGCAAAGAGTGTGAAGCCCAGGCGCGTGAACTACTGGCTAAAGTCGGGCTGGCAGATAAGTTTGAGGCGTATCCGAGCAATCTGTCCGGTGGTCAGCAGCAGCGCGTCGCGATTGCCCGCTCACTGGCGATGAATCCGAAAGTCCTGCTGTGTGATGAAATCACCTCGGCGCTGGATCCGGAACTGGTGGGTGAAGTGCTTAAAGTGCTGGAGCAGTTAAAAGCGGAAGGCATGACACTGATTCTGGTTACCCATGAGATGAACTTTGCCCGCGATGTGGGCGACCGCGTGGTGTTTATGAATCAGGGTAAAGTGTGGGAAACCGGTCCCAGCGAAGAAGTGTTTGCTGCGCCACAGACGCCAGAGCTGCAAAGCTTTTTGTCGGCGGTTCGCTAA
- a CDS encoding MurR/RpiR family transcriptional regulator: MTNHNSLSERITQQYSRLTESSRRVADYLQLNPEKILMLSTAEIAESCSVSKTSVSRFIRQLGYDDHLALRQELMQERDKGIPVLTSNIDDPGIQNDMRALEQLWAQLAAIDVTGLIDAIARAKRVKIIGYRNSYPLAMHFRQQLMQCRSDVELLPLPGQTLGEDLVSIGDDDFVIVIGIRRRISQFEKIIQHLNGKPCLLITDQSGQKYASEVTHFLLCYMNNQAPLDSYAVPMSLISYLVNKVYRHLGQNAAQLSRNISHSYSLLSEVE; encoded by the coding sequence ATGACCAATCACAACTCACTGAGCGAACGTATTACGCAGCAGTATTCGCGTTTAACGGAGAGCAGCCGCAGGGTGGCAGACTATCTGCAGCTCAATCCGGAGAAGATCCTCATGCTGTCGACCGCTGAAATTGCCGAGTCCTGTTCGGTGTCTAAAACCAGCGTGAGTCGTTTTATCAGACAGTTAGGTTATGACGATCATCTCGCGCTCCGTCAGGAACTGATGCAGGAACGCGATAAAGGTATCCCGGTTCTGACCTCTAACATCGATGATCCGGGCATTCAGAATGATATGCGTGCCCTGGAGCAGCTCTGGGCCCAGTTGGCAGCGATTGATGTGACTGGTTTGATTGATGCAATAGCGCGGGCAAAACGCGTTAAGATCATCGGCTATCGCAACAGTTATCCGTTAGCGATGCATTTTCGCCAGCAACTGATGCAGTGCCGCAGTGACGTCGAACTGCTGCCTCTGCCGGGACAAACGCTGGGCGAAGATCTGGTTTCGATAGGTGACGACGATTTTGTGATTGTGATTGGTATTCGCCGCCGTATCAGCCAGTTTGAAAAGATAATTCAGCATTTGAATGGCAAACCCTGTTTATTGATCACCGATCAATCGGGTCAGAAATACGCGTCTGAAGTAACGCATTTTCTGCTGTGTTATATGAATAATCAGGCACCTTTAGATAGCTATGCGGTGCCTATGAGCTTAATATCATACCTGGTCAACAAGGTGTACCGACACCTTGGTCAGAATGCGGCTCAATTAAGCCGGAATATTTCTCACAGCTATTCGCTGCTTAGTGAAGTGGAATAG
- a CDS encoding bile acid:sodium symporter family protein has protein sequence MNVLAKLKKEWFLVGMVAAIVLASMTSEIGRSGGVIHLDQITGIGVAIVFFLHGLGLSPKAIKAGVTNWRLHIYIQMATFVIYPLLWVIFGEAFLAYMPSALAFGFCYLLVLPSTISSSVAMTSVGKGNVPGAIFNASLSSVLGVFITPLLIQLFMGFEGVQLDLMDSVTSIAKLLLVPMIVGQLLRPYLVSFVDRHKSVVNKVDKYVILLIVYNAFCDSVVNGVWSEFSVGLLATSIAICVVTLVIMVHLIQWGARRVKFALPDEVAAVFCGTKKTLAAGIPMAKVIFGADPTLGMILLPIMLYHPIQIFYCAVLANRYARQNETLKAATN, from the coding sequence ATGAATGTATTAGCAAAACTTAAAAAAGAGTGGTTTTTGGTCGGCATGGTCGCCGCCATCGTGCTGGCTTCCATGACGTCTGAAATCGGTCGTTCCGGTGGTGTGATTCATCTGGATCAAATCACGGGTATTGGTGTCGCCATTGTCTTCTTCCTGCACGGTCTGGGCCTGTCACCAAAAGCGATTAAAGCGGGTGTGACTAACTGGCGCCTGCATATTTATATTCAAATGGCCACGTTTGTGATTTACCCGCTGCTGTGGGTGATTTTTGGCGAAGCGTTCCTGGCTTACATGCCATCGGCTCTGGCGTTTGGTTTCTGTTACCTGCTGGTGCTGCCAAGTACGATTTCTTCTTCGGTTGCAATGACCAGTGTGGGCAAAGGTAACGTACCGGGGGCGATTTTTAACGCTTCTCTGTCAAGCGTGCTGGGTGTATTTATTACGCCGCTGTTGATCCAACTGTTTATGGGCTTTGAAGGAGTACAACTGGATCTGATGGATTCGGTCACTTCGATTGCTAAGCTGCTACTGGTTCCGATGATAGTCGGTCAGTTGCTGCGTCCTTACCTGGTTTCTTTCGTGGACCGTCATAAGTCAGTGGTTAACAAAGTAGACAAATACGTCATCCTGCTGATCGTTTACAACGCGTTCTGTGATTCAGTGGTTAACGGTGTGTGGAGCGAATTCTCCGTTGGTCTGCTGGCGACGTCTATCGCGATTTGTGTGGTCACTCTGGTCATCATGGTGCACCTGATTCAGTGGGGCGCACGCCGGGTTAAATTTGCACTGCCGGATGAAGTGGCGGCGGTGTTCTGTGGCACCAAGAAAACACTGGCGGCGGGTATCCCGATGGCAAAAGTTATTTTCGGTGCCGATCCGACCCTGGGTATGATTCTGTTGCCAATCATGCTGTATCACCCGATTCAGATCTTCTACTGTGCCGTGCTGGCTAACCGTTATGCGCGCCAGAATGAAACCTTAAAAGCGGCAACCAACTGA